A single genomic interval of Corvus cornix cornix isolate S_Up_H32 chromosome 1, ASM73873v5, whole genome shotgun sequence harbors:
- the DDIAS gene encoding DNA damage-induced apoptosis suppressor protein, which produces MNSVQGLLAASVISIQNSCFTYPACQNCFSRLILDSRSFNCLKCGCTGEAKDASYRYRLSLKIADTNDLFDITVFGSCLDPFFGVTAENLQRYIQDFNQLSGETNTESSTRALVQAVEICFIGKRFIFGVKGCTREDGGHSAASSILQKRSRINRSMKNLVACQIFLPNAAVTGFTVISYLDRLLQSAKFSSCNNSSYLPDASPTPIDEPLSELSSLSSLSRSSCFVQSSGRESFLGCWQQSFSLTSSVAWVTAEDFPTLEVGKLVSEQHEQEERPVSAELGSVSLNNQTLWDSQFLISSVKEGDKEKGNELSSQLSQTDGTSATDKLERASSSSSECSHGNTSKLLQHPLESEIKNIYPKINSINYCYPEKSHNSLVCKRDASAPNHVNVAGVSQMDSMLWEELPFSESLNQLLARIEEGRSVVASPGLDAGKCVHLESRKLGVNPNESHPRQAPPDLPAASVSGRLSLPAESNSSENTVFACLQSNADPLSDVSQCESSPSDLSSTLKECGASFPVTPEPSVSQSICVQSKEANSDPANSSWSFIRLHGETSCLNKSKTATCVHSAHESCLAGCENKENYSVTSQKTDLTGAWVSDPPTPNKARRKYKRELKPLTELSDNTFKSVGRKKELQWNIISAEGSYNASADLFDASVREVAKPVEFLNKSCNSLIQEDTLTEKVTTELILSPGGVPCNSSKLSSSLHTSPHAFSKHSTPVAYSFCDSECSSVCAQDFVPYSQSTPMTKPLQKLWPLRERSSFVTIFTPKNPTKIHTKCKRSRSSFQNTLLQQLTSKLVKRGRPRNREDKESGSPISQQFFNTHVPASFEEWIPPSSKKRLKPTASSNLKTVSWAADLQSTYGHTGRNPTPESRKNSENDENLIQNERLSPGDRARILTTPVSASVTKTSFLNDKVLETCSPSEGKNHLSRGNHSGVVLEGPTVWSPELFFQARTPFSSKPKH; this is translated from the exons ATGAATAGTGTGCAGGGACTCTTGGCTGCCTCTGTGATTTCCATCCAGAATTCCTGCTTCACCTATCCTGCCtgtcaaaactgcttttctagGCTGATCCTGGATTCCAGGAG CTTCAACTGTCTAAAATGTGGCTGCACAGGTGAAGCTAAAGATGCAAGCTACAGATACAGATTGTCCCTAAAGATTGCTGACACTAATGATTTGTTTGACATCACTGTTTTTGGAAGTTGCTTAGATCCATTCTTTGGGGTCACTGCAGAAAACTTGCAGAG GTATATTCAAGACTTCAATCAGCTGTCAggagaaacaaacacagagtCATCTACAAGAGCGTTAGTTCAAGCAGTGGAAATCTGTTTCATTGGAAAAAGGTTCATATTTGGAGTGAAG GGTTGTACAAGGGAAGATGGAGGGCattctgctgccagcagcatcctgcagaAGCGTTCCAGAATTAATAGAAGTATGAAAAACCTTGTAGCTTGCCAGATCTTCCTGCCAAATGCTGCTGTTACTGGCTTTACTGTTATCAGCTACTTAGATCGTCTCCTGCAGTCGGCAAAATTCAGTAGCTGTAATAACAGCTCATATTTACCTGATGCATCACCAACTCCCATAGATGAACCTCTCAGTGAGCTCAGCAGCTTGTCTAGCCTGAGCAGGAGCTCCTGTTTTGTTCAGTCTAGTGGCAGGGAAAGTTTTTTAGGGTGCTGGCAGCAGTCCTTCAGTCTGACTTCATCTGTTGCTTGGGTAACAGCGGAAGACTTTCCCACTCTGGAAGTGGGAAAGCTGGTGAGTGAACAGCATGAACAAGAGGAGAGGCCTGTCTCTGCAGAATTGGGTAGTGTAAGCCTCAACAATCAAACTCTTTGGGACTCACAGTTTCTCATCTCATCTGTGAAGGAAGGGGATAAAGAGAAGGGTAATGAATTGAGTTCACAGCTTAGTCAGACTGACGGTACCTCTGCAACTGATAAATTGGAGAGAGCATCCTCTTCAAGCAGCGAATGTTCACATGGAAACACTTCTAAGTTGTTACAACATCCCTTGGAATCTGAGATAAAAAACATATACCCAAAAATTAATAGTATAAATTATTGTTACCCAGAAAAATCCCACAACTCCCTTGTTTGCAAGAGAGATGCCTCAGCTCCTAATCACGTAAATGTAGCTGGAGTGTCTCAGATGGACTCTATGCTTTGGGAAGAACTCCCATTCTCAGAAAGCCTGAATCAATTGTTAGCCAGAATAGAGGAGGGCAGGAGTGTTGTAGCATCACCCGGCCTTGATGCAGGCAAATGTGTGCATCTTGAAAGCAGAAAGTTGGGTGTAAATCCTAACGAATCGCATCCCAGGCAAGCCCCGCCTGATTTGCCTGCTGCCAGTGTCTCAGGGAGGCTCTCGCTGCCAGCAGAGAGCAATAGTTCAGAGAACACAGTGTTTGCTTGTCTTCAGTCAAATGCAGACCCTCTGAGTGATGTGTCACAATGTGAGTCTTCCCCTAGTGATTTATCTTCAACGCTCAAGGAATGTGGGGCATCCTTCCCAGTTACACCAGAGCCTTCTGTTTCTCAGAGCATATGTGTGCAGTCCAAAGAAGCAAATAGTGACCCTGCAAATTCATCTTGGTCTTTTATTAGGCTGCATGGAGAAACCTCCTGTTTAAATAAGAGCAAGACAGCCACCTGTGTGCATTCTGCACATGAAAGCTGTTTAGCCGGttgtgaaaataaagaaaattattctgtaacAAGCCAAAAAACAGATCTTACAGGGGCCTGGGTCTCTGATCCACCAACTCCCAACAAGGCAAGAAGGAAATATAAGAGAGAATTAAAACCATTGACAGAACTGTCAGATAATACCTTCAAAAGTGTTGGGAGGAAGAAAGAGCTGCAGTGGAACATCATCTCCGCTGAAGGCAGCTACAATGCTTCTGCTGATCTCTTTGATGCAAGTGTAAGAGAGGTAGCAAAACCTGTGGAATTCTTAAATAAATCATGTAATTCTTTAATACAGGAAGATACTTTGACGGAGAAGGTCACAACTGAATTGATACTTTCTCCTGGAGGTGTTCCTTGTAACAGTTCAAAACTGAGCTCATCCCTACACACATCCCCTCATGCTTTTAGCAAGCACAGCACACCTGTAGCTTACTCCTTTTGTGATTCAGAATGCAGTTCAGTTTGTGCTCAGGACTTTGTTCCTTATTCACAGTCAACCCCTATGACAAAACCTCTGCAGAAACTCTGGCCTCTTAGGGAAAGAAGTTCTTTTGTCACCATCTTCACCCCTAAAAATCCTACTAAAATCCATACCAAATGCAAGCGATCTAGGTCTTCCTTTCAGAAcactctgctgcagcagcttaCCAGCAAGTTAGTGAAACGTGGGAGGCCAAGGAacagagaagacaaagaaagTGGTAGCCCCATTTCACAGCAGTTCTTTAACACCCACGTGCCTGCCAGCTTTGAGGAGTGGATCCCTCCATCTTCAAAGAAGAGGCTGAAACCAACTGCAtcttcaaatttaaaaacagttaGCTGGGCTGCTGACTTGCAATCCACCTATGGGCACACTGGCAGGAACCCTActcctgaaagcagaaagaacagtgaaaatgaCGAAAATCTCATCCAAAATGAGAGACTAAGCCCTGGGGATAGAGCTAGGATTCTAACAACTCCTGTATCTGCAAGTGTCACCAAGacctcatttttaaatgataaagTCCTGGAAACTTGTTCCCCTTCAGAAGGCAAGAATCACCTCTCACGTGGAAATCATTCAGGGGTTGTATTGGAAGGGCCAACTGTCTGGTCTCCTGAGCTGTTCTTCCAAGCACGGACCCCTTTTTCCAGTAAGCCAAAACACTAA